The Pan paniscus chromosome 22, NHGRI_mPanPan1-v2.0_pri, whole genome shotgun sequence genome has a segment encoding these proteins:
- the MRAP gene encoding melanocortin-2 receptor accessory protein: MANGTNASAPYYSYEYYLDYLDLIPVDEKKLKAHKHSIVIAFWVSLAAFVVLLFLILLYMSWSGSPQMRNSPKHHQTCPWSHGLNLHLCIQKCLPCHREPLATSQAQASSVEPGSRTGPDQPLRQESSSTLPLGVFQTHPTLLWELTLNGGPLVRSKPSEPPPGDRTSQLQS, translated from the exons ATGGCCAACGGGACCAACGCCTCTGCCCCATACTACAGCTATGAATACTACCTGGACTATCTGGACCTCATTCCCGTGGACGAGAAGAAGCTGAAAGCCCACAAAC ATTCCATCGTGATCGCATTCTGGGTGAGCCTGGCTGCCTTCGTGGTGCTGCTCTTCCTCATCTTGCTCTACATGTCCTGGTCCGGCTCCCCGCAGATGAG GAACAGCCCCAAGCACCACCAAACATGCCCCTGGAGTCACGgcctcaacctccacctctgcaTTCAGAAGTGCCTGCCGTGCCACAGGGAACCCCTGGCAACCTCACAGGCTCAGGCGAGCTCAgtggagccagggagcagaactGGCCCTGACCAGCCGCTACGACAGGAGAGCTCCTCCACCTTGCCCCTCGGGGTTTTCCAGACCCATCCCACTCTCCTCTGGGAATTGACCCTCAATGGGGGTCCCCTCGTCAGGAGCAAGCCCAGCGAGCCTCCCCCTGGAGACAGGACCTCTCAATTGCAGAGCTGA